From the Kribbella sp. CA-293567 genome, the window GAGCCGATCGGCGACAAGCCGGTCTGGAAGGAGGCGGCCGGGCTGCTCTACGTCAGGTGCGAGACGGCGAAGAGCTGAGTCAGCTCGGCGCCGCGTTCTTGAGCTTGCGCCAGCCGCCGGCCCGGTTGTTGGCGATGATCTGGCGGAACATCGCCAGCAGCGCCGGCTCGTTGATCGGCTCGCCTTCCCGGAACGAGACGGTCCGCGCGGTCTTGTTGTGGTGGCCGGCGGTGATGATGCCGTCCGGATCGGGCACGATCGCGCCGTCGTACAGGAAGACGTTGACGTGCGTCCTGGCGGCCAGCAGCGCGCAGACGTTGCCCTGCAGGACGAAGTACGGCTGGACGGTGCGCTTGATCGTCTCATCCAGTTCGGGGTCGGCCGCGTGCGCGAGATCGCGCACGCGGCGGCAGATCTGCTGTTGCCACTCGGGCAGTTCGTCGATGTACTCGTCGACACGAGGGTCTTCGCGATAGCTCATCAGGCGCTCCATTATTCCTGCACCAGGTAGAGCCGGTTGCCGTCGCAGTCGGTGAAGGTGAACATCGGCGGGACGCCCGGCCAGGCGATGAGTTCGCTCGTCGCCACGCCCTGCTCGTTGAGCGCGGTGTGCGCTTGGGCGGCATCGGCGGTGGCCAGCCGGATGCCGGTGTCGACGCCCGTCTCGGTCGCCGCGAGGAGCGCGATCGAGGTGCTGGTGCCGGGGATTCCGACGACCAGCCAGCGTCCTCCCAGTTGCGGCAGCGGTGCGTCCATCAGCGTCTCGAAACCCAGCTCGCGCCGGTAGAACTCGAGCGCGCGATCCTGGTCGGTGACGGGAATCGTGACGGTCCGGACGGCGGTGATGTGCTTCATCTCTGCTCCTTCTCGAGGGTGCCTACACCTCTTGGTAGAAGCCGGCTCCGGAACTTCGACAAACCGCGGCGATGAGTTTTCGGGCGCCGGCTCGTCTTGATGTGCACAGGCTGGGGAGAGGCCCCGGCGACAGGAGGTTGACCGATGGCGAAGGTGCTGTACCACGTGACCATGTCGCTCGACGGGTGCATTGCCGGGCCGGAGCACTCGATGAGCTG encodes:
- a CDS encoding DUF1801 domain-containing protein yields the protein MSYREDPRVDEYIDELPEWQQQICRRVRDLAHAADPELDETIKRTVQPYFVLQGNVCALLAARTHVNVFLYDGAIVPDPDGIITAGHHNKTARTVSFREGEPINEPALLAMFRQIIANNRAGGWRKLKNAAPS
- a CDS encoding VOC family protein, whose translation is MKHITAVRTVTIPVTDQDRALEFYRRELGFETLMDAPLPQLGGRWLVVGIPGTSTSIALLAATETGVDTGIRLATADAAQAHTALNEQGVATSELIAWPGVPPMFTFTDCDGNRLYLVQE